The Paraburkholderia fungorum genome window below encodes:
- a CDS encoding SDR family oxidoreductase, which translates to MSDNKPVALLFGGSRGIGAACVQVLAGNGMDVAFTYASQSAAARELEDKAASNGAKVRGYRVDICDANAVNAVFADVQRDFGRPVQAVVANAGINVPAAPVAQFGDDDFRRLVEVNLIGAFHVLRAAAREVADGGAIVALTTSLVRHAVPGVGPYSATKAAVECLVRSMSKELASRNIRVNAVAPGPIDTELFRAGKTEEAKQRSAGMSPLNRIGTPEEVAEVVAFLVSAKASWVDGQIVQANGALV; encoded by the coding sequence ATGAGTGACAACAAGCCGGTGGCGCTGCTGTTCGGCGGATCGCGCGGGATTGGCGCTGCGTGCGTACAAGTGCTGGCGGGCAACGGAATGGACGTCGCGTTCACGTACGCGAGCCAGTCGGCGGCGGCGCGCGAACTCGAAGACAAGGCTGCCAGCAACGGCGCGAAAGTGCGCGGCTATCGCGTCGACATTTGCGACGCCAACGCGGTGAACGCCGTATTCGCCGATGTCCAACGCGACTTTGGACGCCCGGTGCAGGCAGTCGTGGCGAACGCCGGCATCAACGTTCCGGCCGCACCCGTCGCGCAATTCGGCGACGACGATTTCCGGCGGCTCGTCGAGGTGAATCTGATCGGCGCGTTTCATGTGCTGCGCGCGGCGGCGCGCGAGGTGGCCGATGGCGGCGCGATTGTCGCGCTGACCACGTCGCTGGTGCGTCATGCGGTGCCCGGCGTCGGTCCGTATAGCGCGACCAAGGCGGCGGTGGAGTGCCTCGTCCGCTCGATGTCGAAAGAACTGGCGTCGCGCAACATACGCGTCAACGCGGTTGCGCCTGGCCCGATCGACACGGAACTGTTTCGCGCGGGCAAGACCGAGGAGGCCAAACAGCGCTCCGCCGGGATGAGTCCGCTGAACCGCATCGGCACGCCGGAAGAAGTGGCGGAAGTGGTGGCGTTTCTGGTGTCCGCGAAGGCGTCGTGGGTGGACGGCCAGATCGTCCAGGCCAACGGCGCACTCGTTTGA
- a CDS encoding NAD-dependent epimerase/dehydratase family protein translates to MKKILVTGASGWLGTEIVKALLARGDAVIGTDIVVSPATTALAARYPALRTVAADLCEWPQVMRLLSDHRPDAVIHAAAIVGVIQCADIPLKANRVNVEGSINLFEAMRFAGIKRIVHVSTEETYGDFTAPSIDEEHPQKPVSVYGATKLAVEHYGRMYSRDHGLECINVRTCWVYGPHLPRLRVPRTFVEAALRGEALHEPDGAELAVDQVYVDDTVAGLLLALDKPTHRFDSYNVATGVAPTIADVAEAVNRAIPGARISVGSQGPYRHGGKVLSAKKGALDISRARAELGYEPRYDLQRGIEATIEATRAALAQRAA, encoded by the coding sequence ATGAAGAAGATTCTTGTGACGGGTGCGAGCGGCTGGCTCGGCACTGAAATCGTCAAGGCATTGCTGGCACGCGGCGACGCGGTGATCGGCACCGATATCGTCGTCAGCCCGGCGACGACCGCCCTCGCTGCACGTTATCCGGCGCTGAGGACGGTGGCTGCGGACCTGTGCGAGTGGCCGCAGGTCATGCGTCTGCTGAGCGACCATCGGCCGGATGCGGTGATTCACGCGGCGGCGATCGTCGGCGTGATTCAGTGCGCCGATATTCCGCTCAAGGCCAATCGCGTGAACGTGGAAGGCTCGATCAATCTGTTCGAGGCGATGCGCTTCGCGGGCATCAAGCGGATCGTGCATGTCAGCACCGAGGAAACCTACGGCGACTTCACCGCGCCGTCTATCGACGAAGAGCATCCGCAGAAGCCGGTCAGCGTCTACGGGGCGACCAAGCTCGCGGTCGAGCATTACGGGCGCATGTATTCGCGCGATCACGGGCTCGAATGCATCAACGTGCGTACGTGCTGGGTGTATGGACCGCATCTGCCGCGCCTGCGGGTGCCGCGCACCTTTGTCGAGGCCGCGCTGCGCGGCGAGGCGCTGCACGAGCCGGACGGTGCGGAACTCGCCGTCGATCAGGTTTATGTCGACGATACGGTGGCTGGTTTGCTGCTCGCACTCGATAAGCCAACGCATCGCTTCGACAGCTACAACGTCGCGACAGGTGTCGCGCCGACCATCGCGGATGTCGCCGAGGCCGTCAATCGCGCGATTCCCGGTGCGCGTATCAGCGTGGGCAGTCAAGGCCCGTACCGGCACGGCGGCAAGGTGCTGAGCGCGAAGAAGGGCGCACTCGATATCAGCCGGGCGCGCGCCGAACTCGGCTACGAACCGCGCTACGACCTGCAACGCGGCATCGAGGCAACAATCGAAGCCACCCGCGCGGCATTGGCGCAACGTGCCGCCTGA
- a CDS encoding NAD-dependent epimerase/dehydratase family protein, translating into MSRILVTGAAGLLGRFVVRELCAHGYDVRGFDRRAGDDDIEWIVADVTDPAAVKDAMRGIDAVLHIAAVPNIWSGDGPTIMHVNTQGTWLVFDAAEAAGIQRVVFCSSDSVAGYTVREGRMLPPRYAPLDLAHPLNATDPYALSKVAGEDIARAYSLRGMSVLALRTVFVAYPEMAGEIVARAKDPLNYHVPVAGGPSTAGGGPLHHHIDARDLARAFRLALELPMQPGEFDRFYLSASVTLSPEPTVERLRRLHGDAVEIRDPEYYRRNPFAPLYDLKHAATRLGFVPEFDQRHLLAGLPGFEN; encoded by the coding sequence ATGAGCCGCATTCTCGTCACCGGAGCAGCGGGTCTGCTGGGGCGCTTCGTGGTCCGCGAATTGTGTGCGCACGGCTACGACGTGCGCGGCTTCGACCGTCGCGCGGGCGACGACGACATCGAATGGATCGTGGCCGACGTGACCGATCCTGCGGCAGTCAAGGACGCGATGCGCGGGATCGATGCGGTGCTGCACATCGCGGCGGTGCCGAACATCTGGTCCGGCGACGGGCCGACCATCATGCACGTGAATACGCAGGGTACGTGGCTCGTTTTCGATGCAGCCGAAGCGGCCGGTATTCAGCGCGTCGTGTTCTGTTCGAGCGATTCGGTCGCGGGCTACACCGTGCGCGAAGGCCGGATGCTGCCGCCGCGCTACGCGCCGCTCGATCTCGCGCATCCGCTGAATGCAACCGACCCGTACGCGCTGAGCAAGGTCGCGGGTGAGGACATTGCGCGTGCTTACTCGCTGCGCGGCATGTCGGTGCTGGCGCTGCGCACGGTGTTCGTCGCGTACCCGGAGATGGCGGGCGAGATCGTCGCGCGTGCGAAAGATCCGCTCAACTATCACGTGCCGGTCGCGGGCGGACCGTCCACGGCGGGCGGCGGCCCGCTGCATCACCATATCGATGCACGCGACCTGGCCCGCGCGTTCCGCCTCGCGCTGGAGTTGCCGATGCAGCCCGGCGAATTCGACCGCTTCTATCTGTCGGCGAGCGTCACGCTGTCGCCGGAGCCGACTGTCGAGCGGTTGCGCCGCCTGCATGGCGACGCGGTCGAGATTCGCGATCCCGAGTATTACCGCCGCAATCCGTTTGCCCCGCTTTATGACCTCAAGCACGCCGCGACGCGGCTCGGCTTCGTGCCCGAGTTCGATCAGCGGCATCTGTTGGCCGGCCTGCCCGGCTTCGAGAACTGA
- a CDS encoding cupin domain-containing protein has protein sequence MTTIIPDDKHFRNAAKEKQAVTRNLGELLWVQYPGHFNQALSKAIVTPDTVGSRFFDHRISCYEPGAYVEDHVHKVQEQIYHVLSGEGILVVDGERRLVRANDVTYIPPGVRHEFHCTGTDTLVFLVITSPPTDEEPQPR, from the coding sequence ATGACAACGATCATCCCCGACGATAAGCATTTCAGGAACGCAGCCAAGGAAAAGCAGGCTGTGACGCGCAATCTCGGCGAACTGCTATGGGTGCAGTACCCCGGCCATTTCAACCAGGCGCTGTCGAAAGCGATCGTGACGCCGGACACGGTGGGCAGCCGCTTCTTCGATCACCGCATCTCGTGCTACGAGCCGGGTGCTTACGTCGAAGATCATGTGCACAAGGTGCAGGAGCAGATTTATCACGTGCTGTCGGGCGAGGGCATTCTGGTGGTCGACGGCGAGCGGCGTCTGGTGCGCGCGAACGATGTGACCTATATCCCGCCCGGCGTGCGTCACGAGTTTCATTGCACCGGCACGGACACACTGGTGTTTCTGGTGATCACCAGTCCGCCGACCGATGAGGAACCGCAGCCGCGTTGA